One region of Erwinia tracheiphila genomic DNA includes:
- the tnpA gene encoding IS200/IS605 family transposase — protein sequence MVWTPRYRFRILRNNVGKEVCEPIRISGEQPGIEVVELNVQTDHVPLRVKVPPRLSISHVTGDLKGKTALRLFSKFPCLRKNKQWGNDFWARGYCVDTVGINEEMIIKYVKYQEKHEVEESQLPLK from the coding sequence ATCGTATGGACACCCAGGTACCGGTTTCGCATCCTCAGGAACAATGTTGGTAAAGAGGTCTGTGAGCCGATAAGGATCTCAGGTGAGCAGCCCGGGATAGAAGTAGTGGAGCTGAATGTCCAGACAGACCATGTCCCTTTGCGGGTAAAAGTGCCTCCACGGCTTTCGATTTCCCATGTAACAGGCGACTTAAAGGGTAAAACAGCCCTTCGATTGTTCAGTAAATTTCCCTGCCTGCGTAAGAACAAGCAGTGGGGGAATGATTTTTGGGCAAGAGGTTATTGTGTCGATACCGTAGGTATAAACGAAGAAATGATAATAAAGTACGTGAAGTATCAGGAAAAACATGAAGTTGAAGAGAGCCAGCTTCCACTGAAATAA
- the prs gene encoding ribose-phosphate diphosphokinase, protein MPDMKLFAGNATPELAQRIANRLYTSLGDAAVGRFSDGEVSVQINENVRGGDIFIIQSTCAPTNDNLMELVVMVDALRRASAGRITAVIPYFGYARQDRRVRSARVPITAKVVADFLSSVGVDRVLTVDLHAEQIQGFFDVPVDNVFGSPILLEDMLQIGLENPIVVSPDIGGVVRARAIAKLLNDTDMAIIDKRRPRANVSQVMHIIGDVAGRDCVLVDDMIDTGGTLCKAAEALKERGAKRVFAYATHPIFSGDAVENLRHSVIDEVVVCDTIPLPEEINALPNVRTLTLSGMLAEAIRRISNEESISAMFEH, encoded by the coding sequence GTGCCTGATATGAAGCTTTTTGCTGGTAACGCCACCCCGGAACTAGCACAACGTATTGCCAACCGACTCTATACCAGCCTGGGCGATGCCGCCGTTGGCCGATTCAGCGATGGTGAAGTAAGCGTACAAATCAATGAAAACGTACGCGGCGGTGATATTTTCATCATCCAGTCCACCTGCGCGCCCACCAATGACAACCTGATGGAGCTGGTGGTAATGGTGGATGCACTGCGTCGTGCTTCCGCTGGCCGTATCACTGCGGTCATCCCCTACTTTGGCTATGCCCGTCAGGATCGTCGAGTGCGTTCTGCTCGTGTGCCAATTACCGCGAAAGTGGTAGCCGATTTTCTGTCAAGCGTAGGCGTTGACCGGGTACTGACGGTTGATTTACACGCAGAGCAGATTCAGGGCTTCTTTGATGTCCCGGTTGATAACGTTTTTGGTAGTCCAATTCTGCTGGAAGATATGCTGCAGATTGGGCTTGAAAACCCGATCGTGGTTTCACCCGATATCGGCGGCGTAGTTCGCGCCCGTGCAATCGCTAAACTGCTGAACGACACGGATATGGCGATTATTGACAAACGTCGCCCTCGCGCCAATGTCTCTCAGGTGATGCATATCATTGGTGATGTTGCGGGACGTGACTGTGTGCTGGTGGACGACATGATCGACACAGGCGGCACACTATGCAAAGCTGCAGAAGCGCTTAAAGAACGTGGTGCAAAGCGCGTTTTTGCCTACGCCACTCACCCGATTTTTTCCGGCGACGCGGTAGAAAACCTGCGTCATTCGGTAATTGACGAAGTGGTAGTCTGTGACACCATTCCGCTACCGGAAGAGATCAACGCGCTGCCGAATGTGCGTACTCTCACACTCTCAGGCATGCTGGCCGAAGCCATCCGGCGTATCAGCAATGAAGAGTCCATTTCAGCGATGTTTGAGCATTAA